One Chryseobacterium sp. 7 genomic window carries:
- a CDS encoding YdeI/OmpD-associated family protein → MEPTFFSTKEKFREWLEKHHEDERELLTGFYKTGSGKPSMTWSESVDQALCFGWIDGVRKSIDHESYSIRFTPRKSSSIWSNINIKKVEQLTKAGLMTSAGQKAFDLRKEDKSGIYSHEKADVSLDRIYQEQFMDHPAAWDFFESQAPSYKKVIIHWITSAKQEKTRLSRLEKVIDISKQSKRLE, encoded by the coding sequence ATGGAACCTACATTTTTTTCAACAAAAGAAAAATTCAGAGAATGGCTGGAGAAGCACCACGAAGATGAGAGAGAACTCCTGACAGGGTTCTACAAAACCGGCAGTGGAAAACCTTCTATGACCTGGTCTGAATCTGTAGATCAGGCTTTGTGCTTTGGCTGGATAGACGGTGTAAGAAAGTCAATAGATCATGAAAGCTATTCTATACGCTTCACGCCAAGAAAATCATCCAGTATCTGGAGCAATATTAATATAAAAAAGGTTGAACAGCTTACCAAAGCAGGGCTAATGACTTCTGCGGGGCAAAAAGCATTCGATCTTAGAAAAGAGGACAAATCCGGGATTTATTCTCATGAAAAAGCGGATGTTTCACTTGATAGGATTTATCAGGAACAGTTTATGGATCATCCGGCTGCCTGGGATTTTTTTGAAAGTCAGGCTCCGTCATACAAAAAGGTTATTATCCACTGGATCACAAGTGCCAAACAGGAAAAGACAAGACTTTCCCGGCTTGAAAAAGTCATTGATATAAGTAAACAATCAAAAAGATTAGAATAA
- a CDS encoding immunity 22 family protein: protein MDKEISHFWLGYFKNEEDFYSFIEEDENYYIEEETDDQYVSKFAESQNIKWFDDDFIEYGFEDESLSLYDKFAEYSYADQWLPILERKLNELSLDTPVNAIIFATRFVIPNPISVENDDFSLHYVGEIEYDI from the coding sequence ATGGATAAAGAAATTTCACATTTCTGGTTAGGATATTTCAAAAATGAAGAAGATTTTTACAGTTTCATAGAAGAAGATGAAAATTATTATATAGAGGAAGAAACTGATGATCAGTATGTTTCCAAGTTTGCCGAATCTCAGAACATCAAATGGTTTGATGATGATTTTATAGAATATGGCTTCGAGGATGAAAGTCTTAGCCTTTATGACAAGTTTGCAGAATATTCTTATGCTGACCAATGGCTTCCGATCCTGGAAAGAAAACTGAATGAATTAAGTTTAGACACTCCTGTGAATGCTATCATTTTCGCAACAAGATTTGTGATTCCCAATCCTATTTCTGTGGAAAATGATGATTTTTCGCTGCATTATGTGGGTGAAATAGAATATGATATTTAA
- a CDS encoding S46 family peptidase, which produces MTKKILLSVFLLPAAMAFAQQYGGMWIPTELNEKEMKDLGMKISAKDIFNPQKPSIKDAVVQFNGGCTAEIISPKGLLLTNHHCGFSQIQAHSTVQNDLLSNGFWAKNTAGELVNPGLKVDFIVDIKEATDQILEGTDNLTEPELTKRINNNIEVYKNAQKIEPYQSIMVKPMYYGNKYYAYTIETYKDIRLVGAPPQSIGKFGSDTDNWVWPRHTGDFSMFRIYADKNNKPAEYSKDNVPYVPKHYLPVSIKDKNENDFTFVFGFPGKTTEYLPAVGVEKIMKDIDPARIAVRDVALKTLDEKMRVDNETRIKYASKYASVANYWKKWIGEVEGLKKSNAVEKKVMYEGSLVAKNPEIKTTLDQLNKLYNDQAPYALNNAYYTEVVKNAETLKLAGDYYDFVASVEAGRMDEKELSKLKTKLTSFYKDYSAELDAKVTAKLLALYTNKTAPQFLPAGFIKYKDENANIPVIEDMSKNSIITGRAAVNGGALTTDIDKAFSNQDKLIKTLKKDPIYQLYVSMRETYMKTADPQYTSMQAKIDALQKKFMAQQMQTDKDRKFFPDANSTLRVTYGKVKGSTPRDAVSYGYQTHLAGVMEKYVPGDYEFDVPKKLIDLYNKKDFGIYKDKTGDVPVGFTATNHTTGGNSGSPALDANGNLVGLNFDRQWEGTMSDINYDPRFSRNIMVDTKYILFIIEKFADSKWLVDEMKIIK; this is translated from the coding sequence ATGACAAAAAAGATACTTTTATCTGTATTTCTTTTGCCTGCTGCAATGGCATTTGCACAACAATATGGCGGAATGTGGATCCCTACAGAGCTGAATGAAAAGGAAATGAAGGATTTGGGAATGAAGATCTCTGCAAAGGATATTTTCAACCCTCAGAAACCAAGCATTAAAGATGCGGTAGTACAGTTTAATGGCGGATGTACTGCAGAAATTATTTCGCCTAAAGGATTGCTTTTAACAAACCACCATTGTGGTTTCAGCCAGATTCAGGCGCATTCTACCGTTCAGAATGATCTTCTTTCTAACGGTTTTTGGGCAAAAAATACAGCAGGGGAACTTGTTAACCCGGGATTAAAAGTAGATTTTATTGTAGATATAAAAGAAGCTACTGATCAGATTTTAGAAGGTACAGACAATCTTACGGAACCTGAGCTTACTAAAAGGATCAACAACAATATTGAGGTGTACAAAAACGCTCAGAAAATTGAACCTTACCAGTCGATCATGGTAAAGCCTATGTATTATGGAAATAAATACTATGCTTACACCATCGAAACATATAAAGATATCCGTCTTGTAGGAGCTCCGCCTCAAAGCATAGGGAAATTCGGTAGTGATACAGATAACTGGGTTTGGCCCAGACATACCGGAGATTTCTCTATGTTCAGAATCTATGCAGACAAGAACAACAAACCTGCAGAATATTCAAAAGACAATGTACCTTACGTTCCAAAACACTATTTACCGGTTTCTATAAAAGATAAAAATGAAAACGATTTTACTTTTGTATTCGGATTCCCGGGAAAAACTACGGAATATCTTCCTGCAGTTGGTGTAGAGAAGATCATGAAGGATATTGACCCTGCAAGAATTGCGGTACGTGATGTGGCTTTGAAAACATTAGACGAAAAAATGCGTGTTGATAATGAAACTCGTATTAAATATGCTTCAAAATATGCTTCTGTAGCCAATTATTGGAAAAAATGGATCGGTGAAGTGGAAGGATTGAAAAAATCCAATGCGGTAGAAAAGAAAGTAATGTATGAAGGTTCTTTGGTCGCTAAAAATCCTGAGATCAAAACTACTTTGGATCAGCTGAATAAATTGTACAATGATCAGGCTCCTTATGCATTAAACAATGCTTACTACACGGAAGTAGTGAAAAATGCAGAAACATTAAAGCTTGCCGGAGATTATTATGATTTCGTAGCTTCTGTAGAAGCCGGAAGAATGGATGAAAAAGAACTTTCCAAGTTAAAAACAAAATTAACTTCTTTCTATAAAGATTACAGCGCAGAGCTTGATGCTAAAGTAACGGCGAAACTATTGGCTTTATACACTAATAAAACAGCGCCACAGTTTTTACCAGCCGGATTCATTAAATATAAAGATGAAAATGCCAATATTCCTGTCATTGAAGATATGTCTAAAAACTCTATTATCACAGGAAGAGCTGCTGTAAACGGAGGAGCATTAACTACAGATATTGACAAAGCATTTTCTAATCAGGATAAATTAATCAAGACTTTAAAGAAAGACCCGATTTACCAATTATATGTTTCCATGAGAGAAACGTATATGAAAACTGCAGATCCGCAATACACTTCAATGCAGGCAAAAATAGATGCCTTACAGAAGAAGTTTATGGCGCAGCAGATGCAGACGGATAAAGACAGAAAATTCTTCCCGGATGCGAACTCAACACTTCGTGTAACGTATGGTAAAGTAAAAGGTTCTACGCCTAGAGATGCCGTTTCTTACGGATACCAGACTCACCTTGCTGGTGTGATGGAAAAATATGTTCCGGGAGATTATGAATTCGATGTTCCAAAGAAGCTGATTGATCTTTATAACAAAAAAGATTTCGGAATCTATAAAGATAAAACAGGAGACGTTCCTGTAGGATTCACTGCTACCAACCACACTACAGGAGGAAATTCAGGAAGCCCGGCACTTGATGCGAACGGAAACCTTGTGGGATTAAATTTCGACAGACAGTGGGAGGGAACAATGAGTGATATCAACTATGATCCGCGTTTCAGCAGAAATATCATGGTAGACACGAAATACATCCTTTTCATCATCGAGAAGTTCGCAGACTCCAAGTGGCTTGTTGATGAAATGAAGATTATAAAATAA
- a CDS encoding GNAT family N-acetyltransferase: MITLKTFNRKELEDFIYSGTFQQYDFLPITKHRALSHLKNPKAADGDTLLILAFYEEKLIGYVGCFPDRFVVAGKEIRYAWLSTLYVNPEYRKKRPAKALLKKAFEEYEGRIAITEFTKEAEALYNIMGVFEYVFPKEGKRYYFKTDAAKIIPEKKPGVKPLKPLFKTLDAAANLFISIKNLPVRKPDFKYEIIDRIDKESADFINAFPGVRNADEINTFIDHSWVLEGKKDERYLFSSFADTFTYFWIKIFDHNNKLKACLLLQLRDGYLKVPYLFSTADLNEAVQFLNYFIVSNKIKAFTSYQTKLNEVIQQSKAFSPVYKRDFHREYLFHKNLLELLPKNFNPNYQDGDGDCMMT, from the coding sequence ATGATAACGCTGAAAACGTTTAACAGAAAAGAACTGGAAGATTTTATATACTCCGGAACTTTCCAGCAATATGATTTTCTCCCGATTACAAAGCACCGGGCTTTATCCCACCTGAAAAATCCTAAGGCAGCAGATGGAGACACACTTCTTATTCTTGCTTTTTATGAAGAAAAGCTGATAGGTTACGTAGGATGTTTCCCAGACCGTTTTGTTGTTGCCGGTAAAGAAATCCGTTACGCATGGCTGAGTACTTTATATGTAAATCCCGAATATAGAAAGAAAAGACCGGCAAAAGCTCTGTTGAAAAAGGCTTTTGAAGAATACGAAGGCAGAATTGCCATTACGGAATTCACCAAAGAAGCGGAAGCGCTCTACAATATTATGGGGGTTTTTGAATATGTCTTTCCTAAGGAAGGGAAGAGGTATTATTTCAAAACCGATGCAGCTAAGATTATTCCTGAAAAAAAGCCAGGAGTAAAACCTTTGAAACCTCTGTTTAAGACGTTGGATGCCGCTGCCAATTTATTCATCTCAATCAAGAATCTACCTGTCAGGAAACCGGATTTCAAATATGAAATTATTGATCGTATAGATAAAGAAAGTGCTGATTTCATCAATGCGTTTCCAGGAGTACGCAACGCAGACGAAATCAATACTTTTATAGATCATTCATGGGTTTTGGAAGGAAAGAAAGATGAGAGATATCTTTTTTCAAGTTTTGCAGATACTTTTACCTATTTCTGGATCAAGATTTTTGATCATAATAATAAGCTTAAAGCTTGTCTACTGTTACAGCTTCGTGACGGGTATCTTAAAGTTCCTTATCTTTTTTCGACTGCTGATTTAAATGAAGCCGTTCAGTTTTTAAATTATTTCATTGTTTCGAATAAAATAAAAGCATTTACAAGCTATCAAACTAAGCTTAATGAAGTGATACAACAATCGAAAGCATTTTCTCCTGTCTACAAGCGGGATTTCCACAGAGAATATCTCTTTCATAAAAACCTGTTGGAACTTCTTCCGAAAAATTTTAACCCCAATTACCAGGATGGAGATGGGGATTGTATGATGACGTAA
- a CDS encoding copper resistance protein NlpE, protein MMKSKMLMLGMISALFLASCTKKETAETTAATTDSATAVQPASTDSITKATPTAAGDTSENALDWAGTYEATVPCADCPGIKTSLTLNNDKTFSISEEYLDRNSKNQDKGTFAWDATGSMITLKGKSANYKYKVGENMLIQLDMEGKEIDGPNKDLYVFKKK, encoded by the coding sequence ATGATGAAAAGCAAAATGCTCATGTTGGGAATGATATCCGCTCTATTCCTGGCTTCATGTACTAAAAAAGAAACTGCCGAAACTACGGCTGCCACAACAGATTCTGCTACAGCTGTGCAACCTGCCTCTACAGACAGCATCACTAAAGCAACGCCGACAGCAGCTGGTGATACCTCTGAAAATGCATTGGACTGGGCAGGAACTTATGAAGCGACAGTTCCTTGTGCTGACTGCCCGGGAATCAAGACTTCTTTAACCTTGAACAATGACAAAACATTCAGCATTAGTGAAGAATATCTTGACAGAAATTCAAAAAATCAGGATAAAGGAACTTTTGCGTGGGATGCTACGGGAAGCATGATTACTTTAAAAGGAAAATCTGCCAACTACAAATACAAAGTGGGGGAAAATATGCTGATACAGCTGGATATGGAAGGAAAAGAAATTGATGGACCGAACAAGGATCTTTATGTATTCAAGAAAAAATAA
- a CDS encoding M16 family metallopeptidase, protein MTERKYKETVHTDKNNYEYITVTHDENKVRIYTLKNGLKVFLAQNFISPRIQTFIPVRTGSNNDPSDNTGLAHYLEHMMFKGTSKIGTQNWEKEKVFLDQISELYEKHKAEQDPEKKKEIYKKIDEVSQEASQYAIANEYDKSISSLGASGTNAHTWFDETVYKNNIPNNELEKWLKIEKERFSEIVLRLFHTELESVYEEFNRAQDNDSRLVNYELMDALFPTHPNGQQTTLGKPEHLKNPSMKAIHKYFDEYYVPNNYALVLVGDLDFEKTIQLIDTYFGTLPYKELPKKSPVIEKPITKIIKRTVQSPTTPRTQLAWRTDNYGTCEAMLADITANILSNRGEAGLLDLHINQTQKMLWAQAFSVGLKQYGYFSIVAVPKETQTLEEAKNIVLEEVELIKKGDFPDWMLPAIINDFKLQRMKALETTEGLATNLYDTYIKGRTWEQELNEMDEYASFTKEDIVNFANDFFKENYVIVDKEKGVNDRLIRVENPGITPIKINRDSQSEFLTEILADKTEDIQPVFIDYHKEITTADIKGKKLSFVKNKYNDIAQVHFIFPFGSDNDRDLAISTQFLQYLGTDQFSPEDLKKEFFKIGITNDFKTLHDQLTITLSGLEENIEKGIALLQHWMADVKPDQDIYNQFVKSVIENRQAIKKDKNRIMTALTNYTKLGTFSRFTDIISKEELESSTAETFTNRITNLFKSPYQIFFYGKDFENFNGYVDKYIETESVLIPEAKQYPEPDTGGNVYFVNYDMVQVEMSKIGKGSEVNPQYFGKVNVFNEYFGRGLSAIVFQEMRESKSLAYTAYVSYAANSEIKHPDYVTTYIGTQPDKLMIAVDTLNELMEELPKVPIQFENARNASLKQIVSTRVTRENIFFNTLDLKKLNIYHDFRKDIYEQIQDLTFEDLTEFYKTRIKSVHFNTAIIGKKENLDMDAVNKMGTFKEVSLKDIFGH, encoded by the coding sequence ATGACAGAAAGAAAATATAAGGAAACGGTTCATACTGATAAAAACAATTACGAATATATTACGGTAACCCACGACGAAAATAAAGTCAGAATCTATACCTTGAAAAATGGATTAAAGGTTTTTCTTGCCCAAAATTTTATTTCTCCAAGGATACAGACTTTTATTCCGGTAAGAACGGGAAGCAATAATGACCCGTCTGATAATACAGGATTGGCTCATTACCTAGAACATATGATGTTTAAAGGCACATCTAAGATAGGAACCCAAAACTGGGAAAAAGAAAAGGTATTTCTTGATCAGATTTCTGAACTGTATGAAAAACACAAGGCAGAACAGGATCCTGAAAAGAAAAAAGAGATTTATAAAAAGATAGACGAAGTTTCTCAGGAAGCCAGTCAATATGCCATCGCCAATGAATATGATAAATCTATTTCTTCTCTGGGAGCCAGTGGAACGAATGCTCATACCTGGTTTGATGAAACAGTTTACAAAAATAATATTCCAAATAATGAGCTTGAGAAATGGCTGAAGATTGAAAAGGAAAGATTCTCTGAAATTGTCCTTCGTCTTTTTCATACTGAGCTGGAATCTGTATATGAGGAGTTCAACAGGGCGCAGGATAATGATTCAAGGCTTGTTAATTATGAATTAATGGACGCCCTCTTTCCTACTCATCCCAATGGGCAACAAACGACATTAGGAAAACCGGAACATTTGAAAAATCCATCTATGAAGGCTATTCACAAATATTTTGATGAGTATTATGTTCCTAATAATTATGCTTTGGTATTGGTAGGGGATCTTGATTTTGAAAAAACCATTCAATTAATTGACACTTATTTTGGAACCTTACCTTATAAGGAACTTCCTAAAAAATCGCCTGTTATTGAAAAGCCGATAACAAAAATTATAAAAAGAACAGTACAAAGTCCTACTACTCCACGCACTCAGCTGGCATGGAGAACAGATAACTATGGAACCTGTGAAGCCATGCTGGCGGATATTACAGCCAATATTCTCAGCAACAGAGGAGAAGCCGGATTACTGGATCTTCACATCAATCAGACTCAAAAAATGCTTTGGGCACAGGCTTTTTCTGTAGGACTGAAGCAATATGGATATTTCTCCATCGTCGCCGTTCCAAAAGAAACTCAAACACTGGAAGAGGCCAAGAATATTGTACTGGAAGAAGTTGAATTGATCAAAAAAGGAGATTTCCCGGACTGGATGCTACCCGCCATCATTAATGATTTCAAACTTCAAAGGATGAAAGCTCTGGAAACAACGGAGGGGCTGGCCACCAATCTTTATGACACGTATATAAAAGGAAGAACCTGGGAACAGGAGCTGAACGAAATGGATGAATATGCTTCCTTTACAAAGGAAGACATTGTGAACTTTGCCAATGATTTTTTCAAAGAAAACTATGTTATCGTTGATAAGGAAAAAGGCGTTAATGACAGGCTAATCAGAGTGGAAAACCCAGGAATTACACCTATTAAAATAAACCGTGACAGCCAGTCTGAGTTTTTAACGGAAATTTTAGCGGATAAAACGGAGGATATACAACCTGTATTCATTGACTATCATAAAGAAATTACTACTGCTGACATAAAAGGAAAGAAACTGAGCTTTGTTAAAAATAAATATAACGATATCGCCCAGGTACATTTTATTTTCCCTTTTGGAAGTGACAATGACAGAGATTTGGCTATTTCAACTCAATTTCTGCAGTATTTGGGAACCGATCAGTTTTCGCCTGAAGATTTAAAAAAGGAATTCTTCAAAATCGGGATCACCAATGATTTCAAAACATTGCATGATCAACTCACCATTACCTTAAGCGGACTGGAAGAAAATATAGAAAAAGGAATAGCGTTGCTTCAGCACTGGATGGCAGATGTAAAACCGGACCAGGATATCTACAATCAATTTGTAAAAAGTGTCATAGAAAACCGTCAAGCCATTAAAAAGGATAAAAACCGTATTATGACTGCCCTTACTAATTATACAAAATTGGGTACCTTTTCCCGTTTTACAGATATCATTTCTAAAGAAGAGCTCGAAAGCAGTACTGCTGAAACATTTACCAATAGAATAACAAATCTTTTTAAATCTCCTTATCAAATCTTCTTTTATGGTAAAGATTTTGAAAATTTCAATGGTTATGTTGATAAGTATATTGAAACAGAGAGCGTTTTGATCCCTGAAGCCAAACAATATCCTGAGCCTGATACAGGAGGGAATGTTTATTTTGTTAATTATGATATGGTTCAGGTAGAAATGAGCAAAATAGGAAAAGGAAGTGAGGTGAATCCACAATATTTCGGTAAAGTAAATGTATTCAACGAATATTTCGGAAGAGGATTATCTGCCATTGTTTTCCAGGAAATGCGAGAGAGCAAAAGTCTTGCTTATACTGCTTATGTTTCATATGCAGCCAATTCGGAAATTAAGCATCCTGATTATGTTACTACTTATATCGGAACACAGCCAGACAAGCTTATGATTGCTGTTGACACATTGAACGAGCTGATGGAAGAACTTCCTAAAGTACCTATTCAGTTTGAAAATGCAAGAAATGCATCCCTTAAACAAATTGTATCTACAAGAGTCACCCGTGAAAATATATTTTTCAACACATTAGATTTGAAAAAGCTCAATATCTATCATGATTTCAGAAAAGATATCTATGAGCAGATCCAGGATCTTACATTTGAAGATTTGACAGAGTTTTATAAGACAAGAATCAAATCTGTACATTTCAACACAGCCATTATCGGTAAAAAAGAAAACCTTGATATGGACGCTGTCAATAAGATGGGAACATTTAAAGAAGTAAGTCTGAAAGATATCTTTGGACATTAA
- a CDS encoding MgtC/SapB family protein, whose amino-acid sequence MDFLQDHYAVKNELLLILISVILGLFIGAEREYRNKSAGLRTFILVCFGACLFTILSIKIGVANPDRLAANIITGIGFLGAGVIFKGDNKIEGITTATTIWATASIGMAVGSGYVYIAMLGTALVLIILSALTYLQNFIDNYNKIREYRIAVNSSGDIQYCENIFKENHLAYLMIRQQYSQEGFTVIWRITGKNSHHEGLTRRLVDDPKIKAYQF is encoded by the coding sequence ATGGATTTTCTTCAGGACCATTACGCTGTTAAAAACGAATTATTGCTTATTCTTATCTCCGTTATTTTAGGATTGTTCATTGGTGCTGAACGAGAATACCGCAATAAATCTGCCGGACTTAGAACCTTTATTCTGGTGTGTTTCGGGGCCTGTCTGTTTACCATACTTTCCATCAAAATAGGTGTAGCCAATCCGGATCGTCTGGCAGCCAATATTATTACCGGAATCGGATTTCTGGGAGCTGGTGTTATTTTTAAAGGAGATAATAAAATTGAAGGAATTACCACTGCAACTACCATTTGGGCTACAGCTTCCATAGGAATGGCAGTAGGCTCAGGATATGTTTATATTGCCATGCTGGGAACTGCTTTGGTGTTGATTATTTTGAGCGCCTTAACCTATTTGCAGAATTTTATTGACAATTATAATAAAATCAGAGAATACAGAATAGCAGTCAACAGCTCAGGAGATATTCAATATTGTGAAAATATATTTAAAGAAAACCATTTGGCTTATCTCATGATCAGACAACAGTATTCACAGGAAGGTTTTACGGTTATCTGGAGAATTACAGGGAAAAACAGCCATCATGAAGGATTAACCAGGCGTTTGGTAGATGATCCTAAGATTAAGGCGTATCAGTTTTAA
- a CDS encoding polysaccharide deacetylase family protein, protein MKERIINVLAAFESENIGKSFPLDYCLPLYHSVSDKELSHIKHVIRYKTTKQFENDLDHLSKNFQFVDWQEFKAFTARNFKPKKKIALLTFDDGFREFYDVVAPILERKGIYACNFVNPAFIDNKDMMFRCKASLLVGAVEKNKTIDPEVYRIFSLDNHVEKGILQKKILSVNYQGRDILDQLAEKLEIDFQAYAKEHQPYLSTEELKELTRKGFGISSHSWDHPKYGDLSLKEQMETTDKTFAYLKKNGFLYESFAFPFTDFEVKKDFFDELFKNEEIYCSFGCAGIKLDSVKKNFQRIPMEMGESGAQILKKEIAYFRLKNLINKNTIIRE, encoded by the coding sequence ATGAAAGAAAGGATCATTAATGTTTTGGCAGCTTTTGAATCTGAAAATATCGGGAAATCTTTTCCGCTGGATTACTGTCTGCCCCTTTATCACAGTGTTTCAGATAAAGAACTTTCCCATATAAAACACGTGATCCGTTATAAAACGACAAAACAGTTTGAAAACGATCTGGATCATTTGTCAAAGAATTTTCAGTTTGTAGACTGGCAGGAGTTTAAAGCATTTACCGCCCGAAATTTTAAACCTAAGAAAAAGATTGCTTTACTCACTTTTGATGATGGTTTCAGGGAATTTTATGATGTTGTGGCACCCATTTTGGAACGAAAAGGAATTTATGCCTGCAATTTTGTAAATCCGGCTTTTATAGATAATAAAGATATGATGTTCAGATGCAAAGCAAGCCTTCTTGTTGGTGCTGTTGAGAAAAACAAAACTATAGATCCGGAAGTTTATCGTATATTTTCTCTTGACAATCATGTGGAAAAAGGTATTTTACAGAAGAAAATTTTATCAGTCAATTATCAGGGAAGAGATATTTTGGATCAGCTTGCGGAAAAACTTGAGATAGATTTTCAGGCGTATGCAAAAGAACATCAACCTTATTTAAGTACAGAAGAATTAAAAGAGCTCACCCGAAAAGGTTTCGGAATTTCTTCACACAGCTGGGATCATCCAAAATATGGAGACTTATCTTTGAAAGAACAGATGGAAACTACAGACAAGACTTTTGCTTATTTAAAGAAAAATGGTTTCCTGTACGAAAGTTTTGCCTTTCCGTTTACAGATTTTGAAGTGAAGAAAGATTTTTTTGATGAACTTTTTAAAAATGAAGAAATCTATTGCAGTTTCGGATGCGCAGGAATAAAGCTGGACAGTGTGAAAAAAAATTTCCAGAGGATTCCAATGGAAATGGGAGAGAGCGGAGCACAGATCCTGAAAAAAGAAATCGCTTATTTCAGACTGAAAAACCTGATCAATAAAAATACGATTATAAGAGAATGA